Proteins from a single region of Crassaminicella profunda:
- a CDS encoding Holliday junction resolvase RecU: protein MTTWRSRGHRGDSSENEIDLTNDLYRRKKLAYIKKNPVPIKVIDIDNKGMITKGYFEQKAYVDYSGIAQGISIAFDVKETELKSLPLSNIHVHQIEDLKEHAKQGGVSFILANFKMYNEYYLIPLEILAYYYEKSLQGGRKSIPYGDMDKKFQIKREFNGIINYLPTINTYLSSKQELKRQYIV from the coding sequence ATGACGACTTGGAGAAGTAGAGGACATCGTGGAGATTCGTCTGAAAATGAAATTGATTTAACAAATGATTTATATAGAAGGAAAAAACTAGCATACATAAAAAAGAATCCAGTTCCTATAAAAGTAATAGATATTGATAACAAAGGGATGATTACAAAAGGGTATTTTGAGCAGAAAGCTTATGTAGATTATAGTGGAATTGCACAAGGAATTTCCATTGCATTTGATGTAAAAGAGACGGAATTAAAAAGCTTACCACTAAGCAATATACATGTTCACCAAATAGAGGACCTTAAGGAACATGCAAAGCAAGGTGGTGTTAGTTTTATATTAGCAAATTTTAAAATGTATAATGAGTATTATTTAATTCCTCTAGAAATCCTTGCGTATTATTATGAGAAAAGTTTACAGGGGGGACGTAAATCTATACCCTATGGGGATATGGATAAAAAGTTTCAAATTAAACGTGAATTTAATGGGATTATAAATTATTTACCTACTATTAATACATATCTTAGTTCAAAACAAGAATTGAAGAGACAATATATTGTGTAA
- a CDS encoding M20/M25/M40 family metallo-hydrolase: MKYELDLSKEINKIFTELVAIKSDTGTTLEKDIEKYLYNWFQGIDYFQLNPDKCGQYNLEEDHLGRSIIWGLVKGKGNDTVILIHHHDVVDVLDYGVLSEYAYSPDELKYAMRERAVSSDVKKDLKSEKWIFGRGTCDMKAGAAIQLALMEAYSKIEDFNGNVLLISVPDEECLSLGMREGAKLLVKLKEKFNLQYCILINLEPHQREENNKGILYEGSVGKIMPVVYVRGKKTHAGDIFQGLNPIMLLSEIVKVTELNSDFSDVEGDEITPPPSWLYFRDRKERYDVSIPESAGGYFSILTLQRTPKEILDQVKKVCEKSFEDMIENMNTHYKKYSEKVNHMNGKLPWKVNVRTFSEIYDEAVKNSGDLFIENYNHTLEKLKKDIKNNKTNMPESNFVLIEKTLEYITDLSPMVVIAFSPPYYPHIANIKLNQLSTKNVLNLSEKINDFSRANWNEIYEKRNYFMGISDMSYIGLNNSEDVIPYIEPNMPLWGNLYSISFEDMKKLSIPVINIGPWGKDLHKFTERVYKEDLLERTPKLLDFTIQYILKRNQKGEVYEENPSHCKL, from the coding sequence ATGAAATATGAGCTGGATTTATCGAAAGAAATTAATAAAATCTTTACAGAGTTAGTAGCTATTAAAAGTGATACGGGAACAACCCTTGAAAAAGATATAGAAAAATACTTATATAATTGGTTTCAAGGAATAGATTATTTTCAGTTAAATCCAGATAAATGTGGGCAGTATAACTTAGAAGAAGATCACTTAGGAAGGTCTATTATATGGGGATTAGTGAAGGGAAAAGGAAATGATACTGTCATATTAATTCACCATCATGATGTGGTAGATGTTCTTGATTATGGGGTGTTGTCAGAATATGCTTATAGTCCAGATGAACTAAAGTATGCTATGAGAGAGAGGGCTGTATCAAGTGATGTTAAAAAGGATTTAAAAAGTGAAAAATGGATATTTGGAAGAGGAACTTGTGATATGAAGGCAGGTGCTGCTATTCAATTAGCCCTTATGGAAGCCTATTCAAAGATAGAGGACTTCAATGGGAATGTACTACTTATTTCTGTACCAGATGAAGAGTGCTTATCCTTAGGGATGAGAGAAGGAGCGAAGCTTTTAGTTAAACTTAAAGAAAAGTTTAATTTGCAGTATTGTATCTTGATTAATTTGGAACCTCATCAAAGAGAAGAAAATAATAAAGGAATTTTATACGAAGGTTCTGTTGGAAAGATTATGCCAGTAGTTTATGTGAGAGGTAAAAAAACACATGCAGGAGATATTTTTCAAGGATTGAATCCTATAATGTTATTATCTGAAATAGTGAAGGTAACGGAATTAAATTCAGATTTTTCAGATGTAGAAGGGGATGAAATTACGCCACCACCTTCTTGGCTTTATTTTAGAGATAGAAAAGAAAGATATGATGTATCTATTCCTGAGTCAGCTGGAGGCTATTTTAGCATATTAACACTTCAAAGAACACCCAAAGAAATATTAGATCAAGTAAAAAAAGTTTGTGAAAAGTCTTTTGAAGATATGATAGAAAATATGAATACTCACTATAAGAAATATAGTGAGAAGGTTAATCATATGAACGGAAAATTACCATGGAAGGTTAATGTAAGAACCTTTTCAGAAATTTATGATGAAGCGGTAAAAAATTCAGGAGATCTATTTATTGAAAATTATAATCATACTCTTGAAAAGTTAAAGAAGGATATAAAAAATAACAAAACAAATATGCCAGAAAGTAATTTTGTACTGATTGAAAAAACCTTAGAATATATAACGGATTTATCACCAATGGTAGTTATAGCATTTTCTCCACCTTATTATCCTCATATAGCTAATATAAAACTCAACCAATTATCCACTAAAAATGTATTGAATCTTAGCGAAAAAATAAATGATTTTTCAAGAGCAAATTGGAATGAAATTTATGAAAAAAGAAACTATTTTATGGGGATCTCTGACATGAGTTATATAGGGTTAAATAATAGTGAAGATGTGATTCCTTATATTGAACCGAATATGCCCTTGTGGGGAAATCTGTATAGTATATCTTTTGAAGATATGAAAAAATTGTCCATACCTGTAATCAATATAGGACCATGGGGAAAGGATTTACATAAATTTACTGAAAGAGTATATAAGGAAGATTTACTAGAAAGAACTCCTAAGCTGTTGGATTTTACGATTCAGTACATTTTAAAAAGGAATCAGAAAGGTGAGGTTTATGAAGAAAACCCTAGCCATTGTAAGCTATAG
- a CDS encoding sigma-54 interaction domain-containing protein, translated as MKKTLAIVSYSQATVDIYYEQIKSLFLDNISMEKFCVGTKAIQKGISADMVLIPSYDAFKKIKKYIKNKSEIVIANRTISKLGLEKIMNIGEGTEVLLLDESAEMAAEMISVIYQLGARHLELIPINPGGQEKLEGKTMLLLGKGKELPDFSGEIINIGNSLLDMNTIIDIGVKLKLDHLLNKQNIKKAYRESVTTNFGLAKILGRINRFESELDILLQVLEDGIIGINREGIIYSYNESAQNIIGSKKEELVGKNSFKILEKIPFQQVLRNKKSIKEKLIKINGYDVILSVDPIIHSERLYGAVAIFKKFSDTEKKQHELRARLIGKGHRAKYTFEDIIGVSEGIHKCKAIAKRMAKSNSSVLISGESGTGKELFAHAIHNGSKRKKFQFVAVNCGALPESLLESELFGYEEGAFTGARKGGKSGLFELAHKGTLFLDEIGEMPLDLQKRLLRVLQEREVMRLGGDGLIHVDIRIIAATNRDLKEMVKKGMFRQDLYFRLNVLPLKIPPLRSRNEDVFPLMEEMKKEFHSQFYFTAKAEEALFKHKWKGNGRELRNCIEYLANLGINEVDIKDLPFEYEETFKGIAFDEEEKNLIDEFLGVVGKNISKYIFVLEQLNNSYLDKKRLGRRSIYKLAKQRGIFISEQEIRRILINLEKFLMAEIFKGRSGSTITDYGMRVLKYLKMD; from the coding sequence ATGAAGAAAACCCTAGCCATTGTAAGCTATAGTCAGGCAACTGTTGATATATATTATGAACAAATAAAAAGCTTGTTTTTAGATAATATTTCTATGGAGAAGTTTTGTGTTGGCACGAAAGCTATTCAAAAAGGTATAAGTGCTGATATGGTATTGATTCCATCTTATGATGCATTTAAAAAGATTAAAAAATATATTAAAAATAAGAGTGAAATCGTCATTGCCAATAGAACTATCTCTAAATTAGGATTAGAAAAAATTATGAATATTGGCGAAGGGACGGAAGTTCTATTATTAGATGAGAGTGCAGAAATGGCAGCAGAGATGATATCAGTTATTTATCAATTAGGAGCAAGACATTTGGAATTGATTCCTATAAATCCTGGGGGACAAGAAAAATTAGAAGGAAAAACCATGCTGCTATTAGGAAAAGGAAAAGAGCTACCGGATTTTTCTGGAGAAATTATCAATATTGGAAATAGTCTTTTAGATATGAATACGATTATTGACATTGGTGTAAAGCTTAAACTAGATCATCTTTTAAATAAACAGAATATCAAAAAAGCTTATAGAGAAAGTGTAACAACCAATTTTGGTTTGGCTAAGATATTAGGAAGAATCAATAGATTTGAGAGTGAATTAGATATTTTATTACAAGTCTTAGAGGATGGGATTATTGGGATTAATAGGGAAGGGATCATTTATTCTTATAATGAAAGTGCACAAAATATCATAGGAAGTAAAAAAGAAGAATTAGTAGGAAAGAATAGTTTTAAAATATTAGAGAAAATTCCTTTTCAACAGGTACTTAGAAATAAAAAATCTATAAAAGAAAAACTCATAAAAATAAATGGTTATGATGTGATTTTATCTGTTGATCCAATTATTCATTCAGAAAGATTATATGGAGCTGTTGCCATCTTTAAAAAATTTAGTGATACAGAAAAGAAGCAGCATGAATTAAGGGCTCGATTGATTGGAAAAGGACATAGGGCAAAATATACATTTGAAGATATTATTGGAGTAAGTGAAGGGATTCATAAATGTAAAGCTATTGCAAAAAGAATGGCTAAATCTAATTCATCTGTTTTAATTAGTGGAGAAAGTGGAACGGGAAAAGAATTGTTTGCCCATGCAATACATAATGGCTCTAAAAGAAAAAAATTTCAATTTGTAGCAGTAAATTGTGGTGCGTTACCAGAAAGCCTTTTAGAAAGTGAGCTATTTGGATATGAAGAGGGAGCTTTTACAGGAGCTCGAAAGGGTGGAAAATCAGGACTTTTTGAATTAGCTCATAAGGGAACCTTGTTTCTTGATGAAATTGGAGAAATGCCTTTAGATCTTCAAAAGAGGCTTTTAAGGGTATTACAAGAAAGAGAAGTAATGCGCCTTGGGGGAGATGGATTGATTCATGTGGATATTCGCATTATAGCAGCTACTAATAGAGATTTAAAGGAAATGGTGAAAAAAGGAATGTTCAGACAGGATTTATATTTTAGATTGAATGTACTTCCGTTAAAAATCCCCCCTTTACGAAGTAGAAATGAAGATGTTTTCCCTCTTATGGAGGAAATGAAAAAGGAATTTCATAGTCAATTTTATTTCACAGCAAAAGCAGAAGAGGCTTTATTTAAACATAAATGGAAAGGTAATGGTAGAGAATTAAGAAATTGTATTGAATATCTTGCTAATTTAGGAATTAATGAAGTAGATATAAAAGATTTACCCTTTGAGTATGAAGAAACTTTTAAAGGTATTGCTTTTGATGAAGAAGAAAAAAATTTAATAGATGAATTTTTAGGGGTAGTTGGGAAAAACATATCTAAATATATATTTGTACTAGAGCAATTAAATAATAGTTATCTTGATAAAAAAAGATTAGGTCGAAGAAGTATTTACAAACTGGCAAAGCAGAGAGGCATTTTTATTAGTGAACAGGAAATAAGGCGTATATTAATAAATCTTGAAAAATTTTTGATGGCAGAAATATTTAAGGGAAGAAGTGGAAGCACCATAACAGACTATGGTATGCGGGTGCTTAAATATTTAAAAATGGATTAG
- the iorA gene encoding indolepyruvate ferredoxin oxidoreductase subunit alpha — protein sequence MKKLLTGNEAVARGVYEAGITFAAAYPGTPSTEILENIAPYKEEIIAEWAPNEKVALESAIGASIVGARAFAAMKQVGVNVAADPLFSFAYTGCNGGIVLVSADEPGIHSSQNEQDNRMYAKFAKIPMLEPSNSQEAKDMVKDAIKISEMYDTIVLLRMTTRICHSKSLVELGEREEVGKKPYNKNPQKYATTPAYARKMRVRVEERIKKLKSFTEETPLNYFEWNKKKIGIISSGVAYQHAKEVFGKSASYLKLGFTFPLPMEKIKAFAAKVQTLYVIEEVEPYMEEQIKAMGIKCIGKEKIPNIGELNADIIRKGLLEEEKPLIECDTSDLVGRPPTLCAGCPHRGLFYELSKKKNIIVTGDIGCYGLGVADPLNAVDTVICMGASVSAGHGAQKALSKHGDHMRAVSVIGDSTFFHTGMNSLLDIAYNQSNTVTVILDNRTTGMTGHQENPGTGYTLQGEKTKEIDIPTLCRAIGIDHVKVVNPLKLEEVKTALNEALNLDEPSVIITRWPCVLKKHSDLDIDEFGDYKGLCEVDKDQCIGCKKCINTGCPALHFDKESKTVKIDKVQCVGCEVCVQVCPVHAIKKVGE from the coding sequence ATGAAGAAGTTATTAACAGGGAATGAAGCTGTTGCACGTGGAGTGTATGAAGCGGGGATTACTTTTGCAGCAGCATATCCTGGTACACCAAGTACAGAAATATTAGAAAATATTGCTCCATATAAAGAAGAAATTATTGCCGAATGGGCACCAAATGAAAAAGTTGCATTAGAATCAGCCATAGGAGCATCCATTGTAGGTGCAAGAGCGTTTGCTGCTATGAAGCAGGTAGGAGTAAATGTGGCTGCGGACCCTTTATTTTCATTTGCTTATACAGGCTGTAATGGTGGAATTGTTTTGGTATCAGCCGATGAACCAGGGATTCATTCATCTCAAAATGAACAGGATAATAGAATGTATGCAAAGTTTGCAAAGATTCCAATGCTTGAGCCAAGTAATAGTCAAGAAGCAAAAGATATGGTAAAGGATGCAATAAAGATTAGTGAAATGTATGACACGATCGTTCTTTTAAGGATGACTACGAGAATATGTCATAGTAAAAGTTTGGTTGAACTTGGGGAAAGAGAGGAAGTGGGTAAAAAACCTTATAATAAGAATCCACAAAAATATGCTACTACTCCTGCATATGCTAGAAAAATGCGTGTAAGAGTTGAAGAAAGAATAAAGAAACTTAAAAGTTTTACAGAGGAAACACCATTAAACTATTTTGAGTGGAATAAAAAGAAAATTGGCATTATCTCATCAGGGGTTGCTTATCAACATGCAAAAGAAGTATTTGGAAAATCTGCATCCTACTTAAAACTTGGATTTACTTTTCCTCTTCCAATGGAAAAAATTAAAGCGTTTGCAGCAAAAGTACAAACCCTCTATGTAATTGAAGAAGTAGAGCCATATATGGAAGAACAAATAAAAGCCATGGGAATCAAGTGTATTGGAAAAGAAAAAATTCCAAACATAGGAGAATTGAATGCAGATATTATTAGAAAAGGTTTACTTGAGGAGGAAAAACCATTAATTGAGTGTGATACTTCGGATCTTGTAGGCAGACCGCCAACATTATGTGCAGGATGTCCTCATAGGGGGCTTTTTTATGAATTAAGTAAAAAGAAAAATATTATTGTAACAGGGGATATCGGATGCTATGGATTAGGTGTTGCAGATCCTTTAAATGCTGTTGATACAGTAATTTGTATGGGTGCTAGTGTAAGTGCAGGTCATGGAGCCCAAAAGGCCCTTAGTAAACATGGTGACCATATGAGAGCAGTGTCAGTTATTGGAGATTCAACATTTTTTCATACGGGAATGAATAGTCTTTTAGATATTGCATATAACCAAAGTAATACGGTTACAGTAATATTGGATAATAGAACTACTGGTATGACAGGTCATCAAGAGAATCCAGGAACGGGGTATACATTGCAAGGGGAAAAAACAAAGGAAATAGATATTCCTACCCTTTGTAGAGCTATTGGAATCGATCATGTTAAAGTTGTAAATCCTTTAAAATTAGAAGAAGTGAAAACGGCACTAAATGAAGCTTTAAACCTTGATGAGCCTTCGGTAATCATAACAAGATGGCCTTGTGTACTCAAAAAACATTCAGATTTAGATATAGATGAATTTGGTGATTACAAGGGATTGTGTGAAGTTGATAAGGATCAATGTATTGGATGTAAAAAATGTATCAATACAGGATGTCCAGCATTACACTTTGATAAAGAAAGTAAGACGGTAAAGATTGATAAGGTTCAGTGTGTGGGTTGTGAAGTCTGTGTACAGGTGTGTCCTGTTCATGCAATTAAAAAGGTAGGTGAATAA
- a CDS encoding indolepyruvate oxidoreductase subunit beta, which produces MTEVKNILLVGVGGQGTILASKILSTGLMEAGYDVKMSEIHGMSQRGGSVTTQVRFGEEVYSPIIGKGEADILVSFEVMEALRWLDHLKPNGKMVINDYKIPSVPILTGKKNYPKGVIDRIKEKVDTTVLNAAKIAEELGNVRTMNIVLLGSLVKAMGLEGIDWEEIIQKTVKEKFVHMNIKALKAGMERL; this is translated from the coding sequence ATGACAGAAGTGAAAAATATATTATTAGTAGGGGTAGGCGGTCAGGGAACAATTCTCGCTAGTAAAATATTATCAACTGGATTGATGGAAGCAGGTTATGATGTGAAAATGTCTGAAATTCATGGTATGTCTCAAAGAGGTGGTAGTGTTACTACACAAGTTAGATTTGGAGAAGAAGTATATTCACCTATCATTGGGAAAGGTGAGGCAGACATTTTAGTTTCTTTTGAAGTGATGGAAGCTTTAAGATGGTTAGATCACTTAAAGCCAAATGGAAAAATGGTCATTAATGATTATAAAATCCCTTCAGTGCCAATACTTACAGGTAAAAAGAATTATCCAAAAGGAGTTATTGATAGAATCAAAGAAAAGGTAGATACAACAGTATTAAATGCTGCAAAGATTGCTGAGGAGTTGGGAAATGTAAGGACTATGAATATTGTTCTTCTTGGATCTTTAGTTAAAGCAATGGGACTTGAAGGAATTGATTGGGAAGAAATTATTCAAAAAACCGTAAAAGAAAAGTTTGTTCATATGAATATAAAAGCATTAAAAGCTGGAATGGAAAGATTGTAA
- the buk gene encoding butyrate kinase: MDQNRKILAINPGSTSTKIAIYENTKEIYKKSIEHPSEEIEKYRHIADQYEMRKEALMNFLKEINFDVKELSAVVGRGGLLPPVQSGAYRVNESMVERLAKRPVIEHAANLGAIIAYEIAKPLEIPSFIYDSVAVNELEDIAKISGMADIERDSFSHALNMRAVGIKVAKELGKSYTDMNLIIAHLGGGMSVSIHKKGKMVDIVSDDEGPFSPERAGRVPCKRLIQLCYSGKFDKNTMKKKLRGKGGLISYLGTNSAIEVEEKIKNGDEYAKLIYEAMAYQIAKGIGELATVVEGQVDTIIITGGIAYSKMITEWIKKRVQFIAPVEIVPGENELKALALGALRVLNGEEIAHEYDLD, from the coding sequence ATGGATCAAAATCGTAAAATTTTAGCAATTAATCCAGGCTCAACATCCACGAAAATTGCCATATATGAAAATACCAAAGAAATTTATAAAAAATCAATAGAACATCCAAGCGAAGAAATTGAAAAATATAGGCATATTGCAGATCAATATGAAATGAGAAAAGAAGCATTAATGAATTTTTTAAAAGAAATAAATTTTGATGTGAAAGAGCTATCTGCTGTAGTGGGGAGAGGAGGATTATTGCCTCCTGTACAGTCAGGAGCCTATAGGGTGAATGAATCCATGGTGGAAAGATTAGCTAAAAGACCAGTGATTGAGCATGCTGCTAATTTAGGGGCAATCATTGCATATGAGATTGCAAAACCTTTAGAAATACCATCCTTTATATATGATTCTGTTGCAGTAAATGAATTAGAAGATATTGCAAAAATTTCTGGAATGGCTGATATAGAAAGAGATAGTTTTTCTCATGCATTAAATATGAGAGCTGTAGGGATTAAGGTTGCTAAGGAATTAGGAAAATCATATACAGATATGAATCTAATTATTGCGCATCTAGGTGGAGGTATGTCTGTAAGTATTCATAAAAAAGGAAAAATGGTAGATATTGTTTCAGATGATGAGGGACCTTTTTCACCTGAAAGAGCTGGAAGAGTCCCTTGTAAGAGATTGATTCAATTATGTTATTCAGGGAAATTTGATAAAAATACCATGAAAAAGAAATTAAGAGGAAAAGGTGGGCTCATTTCCTATTTAGGAACCAATAGTGCAATAGAAGTAGAAGAAAAAATAAAAAATGGGGATGAGTATGCAAAATTAATCTATGAAGCAATGGCATACCAAATAGCAAAAGGAATAGGTGAGCTTGCAACGGTAGTAGAGGGTCAGGTAGATACAATCATTATTACTGGAGGAATTGCTTATTCTAAGATGATTACAGAATGGATTAAGAAAAGGGTACAATTTATTGCACCCGTTGAGATTGTACCAGGAGAGAATGAATTAAAAGCCCTTGCATTAGGAGCTCTTAGAGTACTAAATGGAGAAGAAATAGCTCATGAATATGATTTAGATTAG